The DNA segment CGATCCGATCGGCTGGGACGGCCTGGAGGAGAAGGTCGACACAGTCGCCGGGGAGTCCCTGCCAGACGACGAGCGCGACGAGCTCGTCGAGACGATCCGCACGCTCGAGGAACACGACGTCACGGAGCTGACGGCGTTGCTGGCCTGAGTGTTCGGACACAACGGCAGTTTCGGGACTGTCGGAGCCGGTGCTCGGAGCGTATAGAGAGAGACGGGGTAGGTCAGTCAACTGTAACCGCACGTGGAAACCACGCGGGTCGAAAGGTAGTTGCCAGACCGTGCCGCCTACCGGGAACTCGGGGCCGTCGCTACAAAACCCCTCCGGTACGCGGGGCGGCGGACAATCGGGTCGCTATCGCCGCGCACGGGTTTGCACCCGCGTGACAGCTTCATGGGTCCGCTCGTGGTGCGACCGGGCGTATGTCCGACTCGACTGCGAACGCAGACGATATCGACGACCGCGCGTTCGACTTCCTGCACGTCAACGAGCGCGAGGACAAGCCCAGAGAGACGGGGATCACGGAGATCCGCGGTCCGTACTACGACCCGATGGGACCCAGGGAGCTGCGGGACATCTTAGAGACGATGGGTGCGTACGTCGACATTTACAAGTTCTCCGGCGGCTCGTTCGCGCTGATGCCGGAAGACGCCGTCCGCGAGCTGATCGACATCTGTCATGAGTACGACGTGAAGGTCTCGACAGGTGGCTACGTCGAGAACGTCCTCGTCCGAGACAACGACAAGGTCGAGCGGTACTTCGAGGAGGCGGAGCGCCTCGGGTTCGACATCGTCGAGCTGTCGAGCGGCTTCCTCGCTATCGGAACCGACGACATGGTTCGGATGACGGAGCTCGTCGCCGAAGAGTACGAGCTCGACCCGAAGCCGGAGATCAACGTCCAGTTCGGCGCCGGCGGCGCGACCGATCCCGAGATCCTCGAAGAGCAAGGCCAGCAGGATCCCGAGCAGGCCATCGAGGAGGGCCGTCGTCACCTGGATGCGGGCGCCGACCTCCTGATGGTCGAAGCCGAGGGGATCACCGAGGAGGTCGTCGAGTGGCGAACCGACGTCGCCTACCGGATCGCGAACGCACTCGGGATCGAGAACCTCGTCTTCGAGGCGCCCGGCCCCGAGATGTTCGAGTGGTACGTCAAGAACTTCGGCCCCGAGATCAACCTGTTCGTCGACAACTCACAGATCGTCGAACTGGAGTGCATGCGCTCGGGTCTCTGGGGGAAGGCGACCACCTGGGGCCGGACCGTCACCTGGAAGGGCGATCGCGATTGAGGCGCGTCTCGGCGGGAGTTCGGTCACCGGCAGACTGCTGACCAGCGAACGTACATCTACGGGATGGATCGATGATTCGACTACGCCCCTGGAAATAGACGAAAATCGGGTTTGACATCCTCTCACGGCTGCTGCCGTAGGCAGTCTCCTCGTATCGCTGTAACTTCGTGGCGGCGATTCCACAGGCTATTTACGTACTGGAGAGTATACCTATCCATGGAGAGTGAAAGTATCCACAGGGGCGCGTCAGTCGAGTTGCCGGTCCCCGTCCCCTCCACGGACCTCTTCAGTCACACCTGTACCGACGAGATTCTCGCCGTGCTCGTCGACAATCCCTACACGGCGTTCGGAATTCGGGAATTGAGTCGAGCGACGGACCACCCGCACCGAAGTATCTCGTCGGCCATCGACGACCTCGAGGCGGTGGGCTTCGTCGACACCGAGCACGCCGGCCGGAAACGGCTCGTTCGCATAAATCGCAGTCGGCTCAGCAAACCCGACGATCCGATCGTACAGATTCCACAGGACGAGTTTCACGCCCCGGTCCGGGAACTCGTCGCGAGGCTGACCGACGACGTCGACGGGATCGACGGAATCGTCCTCTTTGGCAGTGTTGCCCGTGGGAACGCCGATCGACGGAGCGATATCGACTGTTTCGTACTCGTCGACGACGCGCAAGCGACGGCCCAGCAAACCGTCGACGAACTGACGGCGGAGTTGAACGAGGAATCGTTCGATGGTGACCGCTACAAGTTCCACGTCCTCGTCGAATCCGTCGAAAGTGCACGCCGATACGGGGACCGCTTACGCGAGATCTTCGCCACCGGCCTGACACTCGACGAAACCGAGACGCTCACGCAACTCAAAGCGGAGGCGCTCACGAATGGACGATAGTTACGTCGACGAGGCCCTCACTGACGCCGAAGCGGCCTTTCAACGAACCCACGGGCAAACTGGCGAATCCGATCTGGACGTCTCTGACTCCGCACTCGTCCAACTGCGGAAGGCCTGTCGACTCCTCGAGGCAGCGCGGACACTCCGCGAGCAGAACGGGTATTACACCGTCGTCATCGAGGCTTCATTCGTGGCCATCGAGCGTAGCATTCAGTTCTATCTCCTGCACCGGGGACACGTATCCGGGGAAGACTTGCGCTACGAACACACGGCGGTGTATCGGCAAGGTGCAGAGGTGAACGTGTTCAGCGAGGCGTTCGCCGATCGGTTGACGCAACTCTGGAAGCGGAACAGGGCCGAGGTGTACTACCGTGAGACGGTCGCCAGCGCCGAGCAAGCGGACGCAATGCTGTCGCTCGCCGAAGCCGCCCACAGATACGTGCTGGATTTTGCGTCACTACGGTACGAGTGCGTCTGTTCGAGTTGATACCTCTACGCCCCGAATCGTGACGGAGACGGACGGTGAATACTGCGCCGTCGAAGCGCCCGGTCCCGAGACGTTCGAGTGGGACGTCACGACCGTCGTCGGCGATCCGGTATCGGTCGAAATCGAGTCGGGGGACTCTCTCGAACGACCCTACGAGATCCGCCATTCGGCGCTCGTGGACGGATTGCCAGAGGGTATCGACGAACAGTTCGACGTGGCGGGAGACGTACGAATCGACACTGATACGGACGGTGAGACTACGTGAAACGTGAGATCCAGACTGTACGATGGGAACGATACGAGGGGGAGAAACGGTCGGTCGAGTGACCGGTATTCGATCGTCCAGCAGGGTGTTTCGACGGGATGACCGTCCAGGGCGAGCGGTGACGAACCGTCTCTCACCTGGAGTCCGGCCGCTCAGAATCCGTTGGGTCTCGTCCATCGGGAGTACCCGCCAGTCGTATCTCGATCAATGCCAGGTCGTCCGAGGGCACGGCCGCCGCGAACGCCGCATCCACCGCGTCCCACGTTTCGGGGCGGTACGCGTCGATCCCGAAACTCTCGGCGAACGTCCCGAAGTCGGGGTTCGACAGACCCGTTCCGGTTGACTCACCGCGGTGGTCGACCTGCTTTTCGGAGATCAGGCCGTAATCGTCGTCGGTGAAGACGACGACCGTGAAGCCGCAGTCGAGTCGCGTCGCCGTCTCGAGCTCCGCGGCGTTCATGAGGAAGCCGCCGTCGCCGGTCGCGGCGACGACGTTCGAATCGAGGGCGCGATCGGCGGCGAGCGCGCCGGGAACGGCGATGCCCATGCTCGCCAGGCCGTTCGAGACGATGCAGGTGTTCGGCTCGTAGGTGGGGAACGACTGCGCGATCGCCATCTTGTGACTGCCGACGTCGGAGACGAGGACGTCCGCGTCGGCCATCGCCTCGCGCAGGAGCGGGAGGGCGTTCCTCACGGTGATCGGGTCGTCGGTGTCGGGTGGTGCCGTCGCCTCCGCCAGGATGCGGTCGTGGCGGTCTGCACACCACAGCGAGCAGGCGCCGACCGGCACCTGCTCGCCGACGGCTTCGAGGGCGGCGCCGACGTCGGCGACGATCTCGACGGCCGGCGTGTAGTGACGGTACACTTCGGCCGGTTCGTGATCGACGTGGACGATCGCGGTGTCGAGGTCGGGGTTCCACGCCTGCGGGTCGTGCTCGGCGATGTCGTACCCCACTGCGATCACGCAATCGGCACGTTCGATCGCCCGCTCGGCCTCGCCCTCGGGGCCCGAGTCGAGCGTCATCAGCGAGGCCGGATCGCGGTCCGAGATCGCACCCTTGCCCATGTACGTCGCGACGACGGGGATGTCGAGTCGATCGACGAACGCCCTGAGTCGATCGGACGCACGGGTCCGGACGGCACCGTTGCCCGCGAGGACGATGGGGCGCTCGGCGGCCTCGATCACCGACGCGGCCCGTTCGACCGAGGCGTCGTCGGGGTCCGGCCGGCGAACTTGCTCCGGTTCGAAGATCGGCGTCGCGTCGACCGAATCCGTCTCGACCGCCTCGGCGGCGACGTCCTCCGGCAGTTCGAGGTGGGTCGCACCCGGCTTCTCGTACTCGGCAAGCTTGAACGCCTTGCGGACGGACTCGGGGACGGTTTCCGGCGCCGCGATCTGCGTGTTCCAGGTGACGACTGGCTCGAAGACGTCGACCACGTCCAGCGCCTGGTGGCTCTCCTTGTGCAACCGCTCGCGCCCACCCTGACCGGTGATCGCGACGAGCGGACTCTTGTCGAGTTCCGCGTCGGCGACGCCCGTGATCAGGTTGGTCGCGCCGGGGCCCAGCGTCGCGAGGCAGACGCCGGCTTCGCCGGTCACCCGGCCGTGGACGTCCGCCATGAACGCCGCTCCCTGCTCGTGTCTGGTGGGGACGAACTCGATCGACGACGCCCGGAGCGAGAACAGCAGATCCTCCACTTCCTCGCCGGGAACCCCGTAGACGGTTTCGACGCCCTCCGCCTCGAGGCAAGCGACGAGGAGATCGGATGCGGTGCTCACGCGTACTCACGCCCGCTCGTCGGAACGGCGTCGGTTTCGGCGTCCGGGGTCCGGATACGGACCGTCTCTCGGTCGTCCAGACCAGTGATTTCCGCCATAGTAAGTTCACGTCCATCACCCGCGACCTTCAAGTCGACGGCGGTCTCGCGACGGACGACAGGGTCGAAGGACCTGGCTGTCGCCTCGATCGCGCGGACGACCACCCGCCATCCGCGTGGGACCGTCTCCGCGGACCGCTCGCGCGTTCGAACGATCACGACGGTCCGTAATCGCCCCTCGTCGGCGAGAGTCGCCGGTGGCGGTGGTAGTACAGCTCCAGGACGGGGCGACAGACCACCTCACGAGAGAACGAACCCCGATCGTGTACCCTGGAAGGAACACGACAGGACGAACGATGGACGAATTCAACCGGATTTCTGACGTAATCCGCTACGCCGAGGACGTCGAGCGCCTGGCGGCGTTTTACTCTGACGTCTTCGACCTCGAGATAGCCGGCGGCGATCCC comes from the Halovivax cerinus genome and includes:
- a CDS encoding phosphosulfolactate synthase, with amino-acid sequence MSDSTANADDIDDRAFDFLHVNEREDKPRETGITEIRGPYYDPMGPRELRDILETMGAYVDIYKFSGGSFALMPEDAVRELIDICHEYDVKVSTGGYVENVLVRDNDKVERYFEEAERLGFDIVELSSGFLAIGTDDMVRMTELVAEEYELDPKPEINVQFGAGGATDPEILEEQGQQDPEQAIEEGRRHLDAGADLLMVEAEGITEEVVEWRTDVAYRIANALGIENLVFEAPGPEMFEWYVKNFGPEINLFVDNSQIVELECMRSGLWGKATTWGRTVTWKGDRD
- a CDS encoding nucleotidyltransferase domain-containing protein; protein product: MESESIHRGASVELPVPVPSTDLFSHTCTDEILAVLVDNPYTAFGIRELSRATDHPHRSISSAIDDLEAVGFVDTEHAGRKRLVRINRSRLSKPDDPIVQIPQDEFHAPVRELVARLTDDVDGIDGIVLFGSVARGNADRRSDIDCFVLVDDAQATAQQTVDELTAELNEESFDGDRYKFHVLVESVESARRYGDRLREIFATGLTLDETETLTQLKAEALTNGR
- a CDS encoding acetolactate synthase large subunit; this translates as MSTASDLLVACLEAEGVETVYGVPGEEVEDLLFSLRASSIEFVPTRHEQGAAFMADVHGRVTGEAGVCLATLGPGATNLITGVADAELDKSPLVAITGQGGRERLHKESHQALDVVDVFEPVVTWNTQIAAPETVPESVRKAFKLAEYEKPGATHLELPEDVAAEAVETDSVDATPIFEPEQVRRPDPDDASVERAASVIEAAERPIVLAGNGAVRTRASDRLRAFVDRLDIPVVATYMGKGAISDRDPASLMTLDSGPEGEAERAIERADCVIAVGYDIAEHDPQAWNPDLDTAIVHVDHEPAEVYRHYTPAVEIVADVGAALEAVGEQVPVGACSLWCADRHDRILAEATAPPDTDDPITVRNALPLLREAMADADVLVSDVGSHKMAIAQSFPTYEPNTCIVSNGLASMGIAVPGALAADRALDSNVVAATGDGGFLMNAAELETATRLDCGFTVVVFTDDDYGLISEKQVDHRGESTGTGLSNPDFGTFAESFGIDAYRPETWDAVDAAFAAAVPSDDLALIEIRLAGTPDGRDPTDSERPDSR